Genomic DNA from Oncorhynchus mykiss isolate Arlee chromosome 2, USDA_OmykA_1.1, whole genome shotgun sequence:
gaatgctattcattgactacagctcagcatttaacaccatagtgcccttaaaagctcatcactaagctaaggaccctgggactaaacacctccctctgtaactggacttcctgacgggccgcccccagctgGTAAGGGTACGTAACAGCTGCCATGCTGATccacaacacgggggcccctcaggggtgcatgctcagttccctcctgtactccctgttcactcaagactgcatggccaggcacgactacaacaccattattaagtttacCGGTGACAAGTGATCACTGAcaagacagccaatagggagTTCAGAGACCagtccgtgtggtgccaggacaacaacctctccctcaacgtgatcaagacaaaaggagatgattgtggactacaggtaaAGGAAGatcgagcacacccccattctcatcgacagggctgtagtggagcaggttgagcgcttcaagttcttttgtgtccacatcaccaactgactaacatggtccaagcacaccaagacagttgtgaagagggcatgccAAAACCTATTTCcactcagaagactgaaaagattcggtatgggtcctcagatccttaaaaggttgTACAGCTACAccagagagcatcctgactggttgcatcactgcctggtatggcaagttgctcgccccccccccccccaaaaaaaaaatatttgtcaaagattccagctaccctagtcagacagttctctcttctaccgcacggcaagcggtactggaacaCCAAGTCTAGCTCCTGAAcagctagtcaaatggctacccagactattttcattgcctgccccccccccccccccccccccccccccacttttacactgctgctattctGCTATCATCTATGCAGAGTCACTAaccctacccacatgtacatatctCAATTACCCCAACTAACCCTTGACCccgcacgttgactctgtaccggtaccccctgtacatagcctcactattattattttactgctgctctttaattatttgtactttttaaaaattattttctTAACGGCATTGTTGGTCAAGGGCTtgtaagcacttcactgtaaggtctatctatacctgttgtatttggcgcatgtgacaaattgaatttgatttgattcccgGAATCAGGAGGAAATCCAGAATCATTCAACAATCATTTCTGGAAAACCATGGAATTTATTGACAGTTCACAGAATTCTGAAGCCCTAGTGGCATGTAATACCACTTGTCATTTAGCGGTGTGTGGGGGTAAAGTATGAGGAATATGAGGCAAAAGTGGCATGTGGTAGAGTATAGTAGATAGTGAACATACATACTTGTCAGTGATGGGGTCCTGGTCTCTCTGGTGCTGGACCTGTCCCTCCTCCACGTGGatcctcctgtcctccagtagAGACTCCACCTTCTTTTTGGACAGACCTGTCTGCTCCTCCATCTGAGCCGGCAGCACCTCCACAGGTAGGCACATTACACCAATTCAACTTACAGCAAGTGTTCAAAGCTAAATtagttgttttgtgtttgtgtctaCCTGTAGTACTAAGGTCTGGTTGGCACCTCTGTACTGCTCTGAGCTTCCTCCATTCACCACTTCCTCTGATCTAGATTTATGGTTACCCTCTGCTCACAGACAGAAGTCGGCACAGAGAAATATTGCACTCCAAACACAGATTATTCCACATTTCTGTAAACTGATTTGTGCTAATAGCCCACTGTAATCCTACTTAATGAGACTTTAGTAGCTCCCCGCCTTGGGCTTCGTTTTATCTTAAGTAAGCTAAATAGTGTAACTCAGCTAGGTAGTTTGAGAACATTTTAACCAAATGCCATCTAGAATGATTTTCACCTAAAAACCTTCTACAACCGCATTACATAGAAAATGTGTGACTTGAGGTATATTTTCAACATCCAGTTCTTGATTTTGTGAGGTATATTTTCAACATCCAGTTCTTGATTTTGTGGTCTTCCGATGATCCAGAATCCTGGGCTCTAGTTTCTTCTGGGCTATGGTAACCTAcagcagacagacaacagtcTTTCAAGTAGATATCTCTCCCTGTCCGAAGTCATGTAATGTGACATAAGACAATGGGGTAGAATAGATCCTGGAGACTGACCTTCCCAATGTCTGGCCCCACCAGGGCTAACAAGTGCTGGATCCTCTTGCTGTCCTCCTGCTCTCTGCAAACAAAGACAATAGGAAAACATTATTTTTGAAAAAGTCTCAAATATAAAGCTGGATATGTCAATTGCAATTGTTAAGTGTAATTGTGAATCAAATGAGAGCTCACCTGATCTTGAGTATGTTGTTCTCCGAGTACAGGCGCagtgttccctctctctcagagccttctGCAATTCAGAGACCCCCACCTCCCACTGCAGCTTCTATTggagggcagggagagacagggggggatTAAAGCCCAAAGCAAACAAAAAGCTTGTTTGTCTTCTCTCTGCGTGAACAGGCTGGAattacacagaacaaaaatataaacatggaAAGtcttggtccaatgtttcatgaactgaaataaaacatcACTGAAGCGTAATTCTATtaaattgtgcacaaatttgtttacatcactgttagtgagcaattctccttcgccaagataatccagccacctgacaggtgtgacatatcaagtagctgattaaacaagcatgatcgttacacagggGCCCTTTCTGATGGGGACAATAAACATCCACAAATGTGTAGTTGTCGTCACACaacaaacacaatgccacagaagtctcaagttgagggagcgtgcaattggcatgaggactgcaggaatgtctaccagagctgtcgccagagaatgtaatgttaatttctctaaaataagccacctccaacatcattCTAGAGAATTTGTCAGTGCGTCCAacccagcctcacaaccgcaaaccaagtgtatggcgtcgtgtgggtggcggtttgctgatgtcaccggtgcgaacagagtgccccatggtggcggaggggttatggtatgggcaggcataagctacggacaatgaacacaatagcattttatcgatgccaattttaaggtatctgtattCCCGGTCAtatgaaatacatagattagggcctaattaatttatttcaattaactgatttccttatatgaactataaatcagtaaaatcttagaaattgttatGTTTGtaattttttgttcagtatagaacacCATTTACCTGGTCCTCTGTAGTGCACCTGTACTTCTCCAACAGATCCTCATGTTCTCCATCAAACTGGACGACTTTCCCCCTGTAGAACTCCAGCAGCTCTCTGGAGGCACACAGGTGCGCCAGGCGCTCGGTGATAGGGGGCAGGGGAGAGTCCTCCACCCCAGGGGTGCGGCCCGTCGGCCTGGAAGGGAAAACAACCCAGAAGGGAGGAAATTATCCCACTAAACTGACACAGATAAACCCAATCTAGGAACAAATCCTTAGAATCAGATTAGAGTAGGAGCAGTATGGGAATTAGACAACGATGGTGATTATTCTGAGATTAAAGTTACTAGGAGGTTGGTCACTAATGATGTTCTCTGGGGCAGTGGAAGAGGAAACATAGCTAGCTATACAATAGGTAGCCTTTCCTTACCTGTCTGAAACATGGTCTCTTGTTGGTTATTCCATCATGTTGACCTTAATTAAACATATTTAAATAGACTTGTAATACATATATGTATTAATTGGGCGTTTGGGCCACCACACTACAAGTGTCTGTAACTTTATTGGAGGAAAGCAACACAATTCTTACCTAATTAACAAAGGGACCAcatctgtgtggaagcacctgctttcaatatactttggcTGCGTTTCAAACTCAAAATAGACAGCCCTCGGCCCTAACCCCTCAGCCCTTGAATGACGTTTTAAATCGTCACATCCCAGGAGAGTGATGATCGGAGAGGCAACCTTTGCTGGAAATCTTGAAGTTGAGTTTTAAAACAACCAACCTAAGGTTATTAAAAGGTACCTAGTAAGCTAACGTACTCCTGtgaggtagctagctacagttaccCGTAGCTCGGTAGCAATTTTTATGGTTTGGTAATTTATTTCAAAATAAATGTCAGATTTGCGAAAAAAATGTTTATGAATCTATCAACGTTTTATAGGCTCCTCACTACGAGACAAAGCCAATGCTAAAATCaacatatgtatgtatatatatatatatatataaatatattttttagcaAGCTATACTTTTCCTGACATGCCGAAAATGCAGCCTTGTAAATGAAATTTGACACTTCGCGGCCACCAGAGACTACAGCTTTCATTGAATTGTGAGTCATATCAACCCCGCAAGTGACCATGGCTGCATTTCAAACACTTaaaatcattccttcctccctcagcccttttttttttttgtgtgtgttttttttgtattttttattaataacaaatcaatacataaagcacatgagggaacacaagcatacatagattacaaacaatagacaatcgagctagggggtacaatatcacattacaattacacaaggaccttaagggacatgcatatacttacaattctaacagcttttttgttagtagagcatttaaccgtcttaaaatacagttcaatttatttttgtagggaagaaaatgtggttttctgtttgtaaatttacatttgtgtatatgaaatttggccaaaagaataatgaaattaattacataaaatgattccgcttatttctattgtatgtaaagaatccaaacagtacatctctctacaatagtgtaaaatcttcataaatgtgttcaattataaacctactgatgtcttgccacagttttcttacatgcatacaatgccaaaaaagatgcacaactgtttctgggtggtcattacaaaaggagcaatttgagttgatgttttccttaaacttcttcatatagtggttggcaggataatatttatgaataatttcctccctcagccctcaaattaagtggacacttctgatgacgtgtCGTGACGTTTGACGAGTATACCCTCTACGTTTGACGAGTATGGAacaaagtgcagagagagagcTATTGTTCATAATTTGTTGTCTCTGCAGCTCTAATGGGGCACCCGTGTGGCGCaacgttctaaggcactgcatctcagtgctagaggcgtggttcgattccaggctgtatcacaaccggccgcaattgggagccccataggacttaactgacttgccaagttaaaaacGTTTTTAGGATGCAGAtgaattaatccatgcttttgttactactaggttagactactgcaatgctctactttccggctacccggataaatcactaaataaacttcagttagtgctaaatacggctgctagaatcctgactagaaccaaaaaatgtgatcatattactccagtgctagcctccctatactggcttcctgtcaaggcaagggctgatttcaagattttactgctaacctacaaagcattacatgggcttgctcctacctatctctctgatttggtcctgccgtacatacctacacgtacgctacggtcacaagacgcaggcctcctaattgtccctagaatttcgaagcaaacagctggaggcagggctttctcctatagagctccatttttatggaatggtctgcctacccatgttagagacgcaaactcggtctcaacctttaagtctttactgaagactcatctcttcagtggttcatatgattgagtgtagtctggcccaggagtgtgaaggtgaatggaaaggctctggagcaacgaaccacccttgctgtctctgcctggccggttcccctctttccactgggattctctgcctctaaccctattacaggggctgagtcactggcttactggtgctctttcatgccgttcacactgatgtggtcttcctgtctgggttggcgcccccccccccccccctcttgggttgtgccgtgacgaagatctttgtgggctatgctcggccttgtctcagcatggtaagttgatggttgaagatatccctctagtggtgtgggggctgtcctttggcaaagtgggtggggttatatccttcctgtttggccctgtccgggggtatcatcggatggtgccacagtgtctcctgacccctcctgtctcagcctccagtatttatgctgcagtagtttatgtgtcgggggatacggtcagtttgttatatctggactacttctcctgttttatccggtgtcctgtgtgaatttaagtatgctctctctaattctctctttctttctctctctctcaggatctgagccctaggaccatgcctcaggactacctggcatgatgactccttgctgtccccagtccacctggccgtgctgctgctccagtttcaactgttctgcctgcggctatggaatcctgacctgttcaccggacgtgctacctgtcccagacctattatttgaccatgctggtcatttatgaacatttgaacatcttggccatgttctgttataatctccacccggcacagccagaagaggactggccacccctcatagcctggttcctctctaggtttcttcctaggttttggcctttctagggagtttttcctagccaacgtgcttcaacacctgcattgcttgctgtttggggttttaggctgggtttctgttcagcactttgagatatcagctgatgtacgtagggctatataaatacatttggtttGGATTTGGacatgagtgggacatacagactAACAAGAAACATGGAAAAATAGATACAACTGAgtgtttatatttatatgtaacaaaaatataaacgtaaagtgtaaagtgttggtcccatgtttcatgagctgaaataaaagatcccagaaatgttcagcacaaaaaacgtatttctcttaaatgtgcacacatttgtttacatccctgttagtgagcatttatcttttgccaagataatccatccacctgataggtgttgtcacgttctgacctctatttctgttgttttgtatttatttagtatggtcagggcgtgagttgggtgggcagtctatgtttgtttttctatgttttggggcatttctatgttttcggcctagtatggttctcaatcagaggcaggtgtcattagttgtctctgattgagaatcatacttaggtagcctgggtttcactgtgtgtttgttgggtgattgttcctgtcactgtgtttgttgtcacaggataggactgttttgcattttcacatttcttgtttttgttagtttgttcatgtgtagtgatttattaaaacatgaataaccaccacgctgcgctttggtccgcttctcttcctcctacagacgaacgcccttacaggtgtggcatatcaagaagctgattaaacagaacgatcattacacaggtgcaccttgtgttggggacaataaaaggccactctaaaatgttatgttttttcacgcaacacaatgccacagatgtctcaagttttgagggagagtgcaattggcatgctgactgcaggaatgtccaccagagctgttgctagtaaatgtaatgttaatttctctaccaatgtCGTTTTATAgagtttggcagtacgtccaaccggactcacaaccgcagaccaagtgtaaccacgccagcccaggacctccacatccggcttcttcacatgcaggatcgtctgagacctgCCACCCGGGCAGCTATTAAATctgagtatttatgtctgtaataaaaccctttttGGGGGATAAACTCATTCTGAATGGCTGGGCCTGGCTTCTCTGTGGGTGGGCCTCTGCCCTCTCAGACCAACCCATGGTTGCGCCCATGCccatccttatatgaactgtaaatcagtaaactttttgaaattgttgcatgttgagtttatatttttgctcagtatatttAGCTTTGTACCGTTGCTTTACCACCAACTAAATTATGAAGCTTCCTGAATTGTAAATAGTGTATCCTGAAAACCGGAGACATCCGCCTTTCCCCAGCCCAGCAGTGCCTCAGCAACTGAATACCAGGAGCTATTCTCTGAATGGGGCCACTGCTGGGATCTAccaccatagagatagatagaggactcatctgtGACATAGTGTCTGTGACaacatgggcagtgccattgaggctaCAACCCATAGAGCCCTGCAGTGTGGGTGTCGTTATACCCATAAAATCtagaggtcaaacagggaaatggttccaatcttttttttccaccattcatttttttccaaaggggattttagaaacacttaaaataagggccgTGTTTCATGTAGACTTACCCTGAcctgacattttgataaccatttaaatctctctcggacaaggtgacttaacaatatattcggctctatttactctgTCACAAAAATGCTAATCAGCATCAAcgtagacatcatgcaaaactacaaatccatGCAAGCTCCTGcatctagctgacacctttgctaacaggtattgtctCAATTCAGAAATTTAAAGAAATGGAGCTTATTTACTCTTTACTACattaacattagatagttaatccagagattcttacctttgccttgaTTCGGCAGTCTCATCCAGATCATCATGGATGATCAAGTTCTTTATGAttgccacattagcagctaattagcatttaattattattattttttaattgggtgggggggggggggggggaatacagacaaatatattgataaaagtcaccttgtcctagagagatttacacggtaaTCAAAACGTCATGCCAGGGTATTATGACTcttactgtggtactctataggaatccccacccagtcgACTACTTTGACTACTTTTAAATGGCGGAAGCATGGAAGCATGCACTCATTGGCGCTGCCCATGTTAAAACGGCTTtgggccactagaggcctctatcattctttatGTCTACCACCCAGCGTTCACTGTCGGTAGCGCCACTGTTGAGAGGGTACTGTCGCTAACAGGAAGATAGAACATCGGTCGGTGTCAGCGTTATTATTTTGTCGAAAATGGAACGAAAAGTAGCTCGAGAATTTAGGCACAAGGTAAGAACTTAATTTGTGTTTCATTTTGTTTTGGCTGTTATCAACGTCCTATGATGTACTCTGAACCCTGTTGGGGTAATGCTTTTGCACAGGTGCCTTTAGATGCGTTTATAATGTCTTCATAGGTGTATAAAATGTTCATATAGGACTAACATGTTTTGGCTGGAATTTTAATTGAATGGTTTCATCCTTTATTTCACAATTGTGAAATTAGACGGTTGTGTTATACAACTGTTATACAACAAGTGAATCCTCTGTAGTGTAGGATTAAAAAGTTGCCCCCTCTTGTGAGGGTATTTAATTTAATATATTCCTTTTTAATACCACATGTGTGTATAGTCTATACAATAACAATGTCGATTATAGGGAGAGTGTGTACAGGTAAACTAGGCTATTATCATGAGTACCTATGGCCTGTGTGTCAGCTTTCCTGATTGGTTATCCTAGTCATTTGTCAGGTGAACTGTGTGTTTTGCAAAACGTTCACCTGGTGTTTCCAACATATTTTCGTCTGTTAGTCATTCTAGACCCAACACAAAGATACCGATGATGCATTTTGTATTTAGCCATACAATTGTTCACGGATACTCACGGTGACAGTATTCGGataattatgtaaaaaaaaaaagagaagctGTGTAAAGGCAACGTGATACGTTTGGGTGTTTTCCGTCCTCTGTAATGTGGACCCAGAGCCATCTGTCCTCTATGCTGTAGGCTCTCACTAGGTCGCTCCCCATTAGATAATTTAGGCCGTGTCAGGGATGTCCAGCCGAGCGGAAAAGGATGGGACGATTTACAGCAGcaattagagacagagaggggactggcaggcaggaaggcatgagcaacaacaacaacacttttAGATAAGGCtctaaaaagggctttataaatacatttgattgattgaccacAGAACAGCATGCGTTTTTGGTCATGTTTGTGACAATGAATATGTGGTGACAATATGTCTTTGACAGGTGAATATAGGCTACTGTTAGATTGAAGTGGGCCCTTAACTTCTCTTACAGTTTatttgttgtatgtgttgtattcACCCCGGTGCCTTTGTTGCACGTTTTGAGAATAAGGGAGTTTAAGGGTTTAGAGAACACAAGAGGTcttcatatactgtataacataAGCTGAGGGATCTGGCTGGCTCTTTATGACATTAGCTTCAACCGTTCCGGGTGCTAAAGTCTGCACTTAGTCACCGTTGCTTACCCTGTCTCTTTATGTTGAGTCCGAGAGCTTTACCAAACCATAAATACACTGTCATACACCCAGGAACCTGCATGGTTGAGcttgtgtgtagtaatgtgtgcCTAGGTGTCTGCGTGTGCGTGTTGTGTGTATCGCTAAGCCTTTtctttgtacactcttggaaGTAAAGCAGCCTCAAATAAACTTTTGGGGTGAAAAAGATTGCCAGCTGTGAGGGTTAAATGTCATTCCTGTGCATAAGTTTgtacacaatatatatatttttaaatgcatATTACATATTGTAATATTAGCATTGCTGATTACATAGTAGTAAAGTGGTAGCTCTTC
This window encodes:
- the LOC110492469 gene encoding coiled-coil domain-containing protein 77; the protein is MFQTVFPSRPTGRTPGVEDSPLPPITERLAHLCASRELLEFYRGKVVQFDGEHEDLLEKYRCTTEDQKLQWEVGVSELQKALREREHCACTRRTTYSRSEGNHKSRSEEVVNGGSSEQYRGANQTLVLQVLPAQMEEQTGLSKKKVESLLEDRRIHVEEGQVQHQRDQDPITDKYDRSDKMAKRLQMMTQRYEALKKRAAMEVEGFKSDIKHLQQKLKDVEKQLFKVTLNVGPDHPTRGASDQRSDQEGPG